Proteins from a single region of Primulina tabacum isolate GXHZ01 chromosome 5, ASM2559414v2, whole genome shotgun sequence:
- the LOC142544717 gene encoding protein RGF1 INDUCIBLE TRANSCRIPTION FACTOR 1-like — translation MLLLLWVRSLHLLLSHSARFLLQISSPLEGFNPNSIMETMLVPPWLERLLNTAFFNLCQKHGDAARSECNMFCLDCKSDGFCFYCKSSKHQDHRVIQIRRSSYHDVVRVSEIQKVLEINDVQTYVINSARVLFLNERPQPKGGKTVSHVCEICARSLLDTFRFCSLGCKLMGIKSNGDASFTLYEKNKVAIQRGEGISRRVNEEEEEELREGSQQEIYPISSPPILSSARRRKGIPHRAPFRS, via the exons ATGTTGCTGCTTCTTTGGGTTAGGTCTCTCCACCTTCTCCTCTCCCACTCAGCAAGATTTCTCCTCCAAATTTCTTCACCATTGGAGGGATTTAATCCGAATTCGATAATG GAGACAATGCTGGTGCCGCCATGGCTGGAAAGATTGCTGAACACGGCCTTCTTCAACTTGTGCCAGAAGCACGGGGACGCGGCCCGTAGCGAATGCAATATGTTTTGCTTAGATTGCAAGAGCGACGGGTTTTGCTTCTACTGCAAGTCATCCAAACACCAAGATCATCGAGTTATTCAG ATAAGGAGATCTTCGTATCACGACGTGGTGAGGGTTTCGGAGATTCAGAAGGTTTTGGAGATAAACGATGTGCAGACATACGTAATAAACAGCGCGAGGGTTTTGTTTCTGAATGAGAGGCCTCAGCCTAAAGGTGGGAAGACAGTCTCTCATGTATGTGAAATTTGTGCAAGGAGCCTTCTGGATACTTTTCGATTTTGTTCTCTGGGCTGTAAG CTTATGGGAATAAAGAGTAATGGAGATGCAAGCTTTACATTATATGAAAAGAATAAGGTGGCAATACAAAGAGGAGAAGGTATTTCAAGAAGAGtgaatgaagaagaagaagaagaattgCGTGAAGGATCACAACAAGAAATATATCCAATCTCATCTCCACCTATTCTTTCTAGTGCAAGAAGAAGAAAGGGTATTCCTCACAGAGCTCCTTTTAGGtcctaa
- the LOC142546302 gene encoding DEAD-box ATP-dependent RNA helicase 38, with the protein MADKESTSSAADIVSAAAKPPETKRWADVAEEAEEDQEKAESSSTEVGLDSLAIDESKLVDNVLTDPDDSRIEAVTSGDTPYTSAKRFEDLNISPELLKGLYVEMKFEKPSKIQAISLPMILTPPHKNLIAQAHNGSGKTTCFVLGMLSRVDTHLKAPQALCICPTRELAIQNMEVLLKMGKFTGITSELAIPSDPANYIPIQKRPPITAQVIIGTPGTICKWMLAKKLGMSQLKILVYDEADHMLAESGFRDDSVKIMKAILKSNANCQVLLFSATFDDAVKAFASKIVEEIFVQDYNQLFVKKEELSLESVRQYKVHCPDELSKIMVIKDRILELGEKVGQTIVFVRSRNSASNLHQSLISLGYEVTTIQGALKQEDRDKIIKEFKEGLTQVLISTDLLARGFDQKQVNLVVNFDLPVKYDRPSEPDYEVYLHRVGRAGRFGRKGAVFNLLLNHRDDMIMGKIENYFNAQITEVGPWNSDKEFETALTNAGLL; encoded by the exons ATGGCCGATAAAGAGTCAACCTCCAGCGCCGCCGATATTGTTAGCGCCGCCGCAAAGCCTCCAGAGACGAAGCGGTGGGCTGATGTTGCTGAAGAGGCGGAGGAGGATCAAGAAAAGGCCGAATCTTCATCGACCGAAGTTGGTTTAGATTCGTTGGCTATCGACGAGTCCAAACTAGTTGATAATGTGCTCACCGATCCGGATGACTCCAGAATTGAAGCT GTTACGTCAGGGGACACTCCATATACTTCTGCTAAGAGATTTGAGGACCTGAACATATCACCTGAGTTACTGAAGGGTCTATATGTTGAAATGAAGTTTGAGAAGCCTAGCAAGATACAAGCAATAAGTTTGCCAATGATTTTGACTCCTCCACACAAGAATTTAATTGCTCAAGCTCACAATGGTTCTGGGAAGACCACGTGTTTTGTGCTTGGTATGTTGAGCCGTGTTGATACACATTTAAAGGCTCCCCAGGCTCTTTGTATCTGCCCTACCAGAGAGTTAGCCATTCAG AATATGGAAGTGCTTCTGAAGATGGGGAAGTTCACTGGGATAACCTCAGAATTAGCGATACCATCGGATCCAGCTAATTACATTCCAATTCAAAAGAGACCACCTATTACGGCACAAGTTATTATTGGTACACCTGGTACAATATGTAAGTGGATGTTAGCGAAGAAACTAGGCATGAGCCAACTGAAGATTCTGGTGTATGACGAGGCAGACCACATGCTAGCAGAG AGTGGTTTTCGAGATGATTCGGTGAAAATAATGAAGGCAATTTTGAAGAGTAATGCCAATTGCCAG GTGCTTCTCTTCTCAGCCACGTTTGATGATGCCGTGAAGGCCTTTGCATCAAAGATTGTTGAAGAAATCTTTGTCCAAGATTATAACCAGTTGTTTGTGAAAAAGGAAGAACTGTCTTTAGAGTCTGTCAGACAGTATAAGGTACATTGTCCTGATGAGCTTTCAAAGATCATGGTGATCAAAGACAGAATACTTGAACTTGGAGAGAAGGTGGGACAGACAATAGTTTTTGTCCGATCTAGGAATAGTGCCAGTAATTTACACCAGTCCTTAATCAGTCTGGGCTATGAGGTCACTACAATTCAAGGTGCATTGAAACAAGAAGACAGGGACAaaattataaaggagtttaaGGAGGGATTGACTCAAGTTCTTATTTCGACCGATCTTCTTGCTCGAGGTTTTGATCAGAAGCAG GTCAATTTGGTCGTCAATTTTGATCTTCCTGTGAAATATGACAGACCTTCTGAGCCTGACTACGAAGTTTACTTGCATCGGGTTGGTcgagctggacgatttggccgCAAAG GTGCTGTATTCAACTTGCTTCTCAATCATAGAGATGACATGATTATGGGCAAGATTGAGAATTACTTCAACGCTCAGATAACTGAG GTGGGTCCGTGGAACAGCGACAAGGAATTCGAAACCGCCTTAACAAACGCGGGTCTGCTATAA